GCCTTGACGCACTCCGCTTTGTGGTGGACACGCTCGAATCTGTTCTGCCGCAAGACGCTGCTTGACCACTTTCCAGCCATTTAAACCAATCGGGGCGGCTCTGAGCCGCCCTCTCTTTTTGGAGGAATCATGCCCAGAGGAAGGAACGTATCCATGCTCCGGAGGGAAGCCAATTTTGTCAGCATTCCCATGGAGATAGCCGTTTACTGCGAGAATTGTGAAACAGTGTCCAACTCTCGCAGCGTTCGCTGTGGAGTCTGCGGCAGCGAAACAATCCGAGAGCTCATTCTCCTGATCGATGGACCGCCTAATAACCCTGGACCTGAACCGGCCGCTCCGTCACTCATACCCCCAAACCTGGCATTTGAGCGGCTCGCCGCTGCCTAGCCACAGGGAGGATCGCATGGCGTCATTGCTATTTCTGGAAGGGGGTAAATCGACCTACAATATCAACGTAGGTGTTGTTCAGGAGTCGAAGACTTTGACGACTGCTTCACAACAATACTGGGCTCAACGGCAGGCCAAAACTTTCAGCCAACTGACGCGTGTTCAGGTGGACACCTCCAGTTCAACTGCGGAACTGGACTGGATAAAGTTTTGCAGAGCGAATACGACCTTTCTTGACCGCCTCCTTTGGAGGGGCGTTGATCGCCTTGAGAAGGCCCTCCGCGTCTATTGGAAGGGGAATAAGACTCTTTCCAAGGAAGCACGGCGTCTGTTCGGAAAAGACGCTGCCATAGAGATTTTGATTCCCCTCTCGCATATTCCCCTGCGTTTTGTAGTGATTTCGCCACGCTCTGCTGAACTTCAAATTCGCACCTCGGACAATGCAGACGGGGTTAAAGCCTTTCAGCTTGGCAGACCGTATGTTTCTGTCTCGTGGAAGGGCCAAGGCTTCTTTGTAATCACTCCCACGGGGGAGCAAGTGGTGATGCAAACCTATTACATCGACCATCCGTCTCTTGGGCATTGGTCAACCGACGACGTGTTGCCAAATCTTTTCGCTGACACGGTAAGAGAGTTCTCGGCAGAGCTAGATGCTGTATCAACGCACTTTGGACCTATGCTTCGTCTATTGAATAATCGCGACCTCCTTGAGAAAATCGACGGTTCTCTGCGGCGGATGCGGGATTCTGCCGAAGCGTGGAGCCTAGTTCATCTCCCCGAATCGCAAAAGCTCGAAATTTTGCGTGCCTTGGAACTTTTCGAGAGCTGTGATGCTGCCGCACCACGCGGCTTACTTCTCACTGGCCCCTCGGGAGTTGGCAAGTCACTGCTTGGAAAGACCATCGCGGAAACAGTTGGACGCAGTTTCCAACATCTCACTCCCGCCTCACTCAAGTTGGATCATCTTGGTGGCAGTGGTCGCAGGGTTCGAGAGGTTTGGGAAGAGGCCCGACGGCATCAACCCTCGATTCTCTATCTAGACGAGTGCGAAGGGGTGCTTGGACGCCGCGGTGCCGCAGAAACGGACGCCATCTCCACGGAGATTGTTCAAGCATTCCTTGCCGAATGGGACGGTCTGGACAAGTCCGATCGAGTCTGGGTGATCGGTGCCACGAACCGGCGCGATCTATTGGACGACGCTATCGTTTCTCGATTTGGGTGGGAGATGCAGATTAAGCTTCCATCCGAGGACGATCGAATCAGCATACTGCATCAGGAATTGAAGAGCGCTGGCGTAGAAGCCACCCTTCCGGCAGGTTTTAGTGCTCTCACCCAAGGAATGAGTGGCCGCGATCTTCAGGATGCCGCGAAAACGGCCCGAAGGATGGCTCATCCCGATCCGCCGACGGTGGAGCAGATACAAGAAGCCGTCAACAAGCTGCGGAAGGGGCAAAACACCAGGGTCTCAGTCCACTCGAAGTGGGAGAACCTTGTTCTTGACCAGAAGATATTAGGTCGTCTGAAACTCATCAGCGGGCTCCTGAGAAATCCTGAAAAGTGGATTGAGCAGGGCGTTTCAATCCCGCATTCTCTTCTGTTAGAAGGTGCTCCCGGAACCGGGAAGACGGAAATCGCACGTACCCTTGCGAACGAGAGTGGTTTGGCTTTTCATGCTGCAACGACAGCGGACCTCAAGGCTAATTACCTCGGACACAGCGGAAATCGGGTCAAGAAGCTTTTTGAGATGGCGAGGTCGCACTCACCGTGCATCCTATTTTTCGACGAACTCCACATCGTGGCTCCGGACAGGAGTCTCGGGGGCGATGATCCGATGACCAGAGAGATTGTCGGGCAGTTGCTCCAGGAGATCGACGGCGTTCAAGCCCAGTCGGAGCACGTCCTTCTGATTGGGGCGACGAACCGACCGAGTGATATCGATTCAGGAATACTTAGCCGCTTCTCGGAGCGACTGACGATTCCGCTTCCTGACCGCGAGGGTCGAATTCGCTTGCTTTCGATCTTCCTTGCTGGGAGGAAATTGGATTTCCCGTTGTACAACGGTGCTGCCCTCCTCGCCGACCTAACTAAGGAGAAGGACCTCAGCGGACGTGATTTGAGGAACTGGATTGCTTCCGCAGAGCAAAGTGCGCTTGTTCGAGCGATGGATAGTAGTAATCCAGAGCAATATGTCATTACGCTGGATGACTTTTTGTCGGTTTCTTGAGGCACAGTTTACTTTGCCATATTGGCAATAGCCGCCGTTGCTCCCCGCCCCCGTCGCGCTCTCCTCTTCAAAGAACTGAACTCCCACTCACTCGGTGAAATAAAGCATAAATTGGCCGTGAATAAAGCGCATCTTAGCCGCGCCAGAAGGATGAGTTGGTTGGAATCGGCCGGCCAGCGCCGGGAATGCCGCGTGGCCTTTGACGGAACGATTTTCGGTGAGTGCCTCCGGCTGAAGCCGATTTTGAGAACTGTCCAGTTTTAGGGTGGCACCAGTTAAGTGAAAGAAAATGCAGGGTCCTGGCCGGTTGCGATGTATCCTGTTGCTACCTAATGCAATATGCGATCGACCGGCGAACAAAGCGCGTCGTCCCAGCCGACGAGGTTCGGCGGACGGATCGAAACCGTGCCTTTGAATGCCCGGTTTGCAAGGCCGAAGTTCACTATCGACGTGCGATGGGTCTGAGCCCGGAGCCTGGGTTTGCCCACAATGCGAATGTGGCAAGACAGGACTGCTCCCTCTATCATTCCTCGTTCGGTGTTGAGGGTCCGGGGTCATGGGGTGAGTCTCTTGCGGCTGAACCAATCAACGAGATCGATCTCTGCCTTAGTGACCCGCTCGACGATAAGGGTGCTTGGGCTTTATTCCTGCGATTTCCCGAAATCTCAGATCTTGGCAACGCTCGGCTCCGGGCCTTGGTGGGCGGCTCTGTCAGTGTTGCGACGGGTAGTTCTTCCGCGAGTATCTCGCTGATGGACCTGCGGCCGGGTGTCGGAAGCGCGCGCCTTGTGGTGCCTCCGAGCACGAGCACGTACGGAACATCGCCGGCCGGACAGTGGCCGCCCGACCTTTCCTCCACCAGATGGACGGGCACTTGCGAAGGGTTGAATCCTCGCGGCACCGCGTTCGTCCTGCGAAAGGGCGAATGGGAACGGCTCGGAGACAGTGGCGAACTTGAGTTGGGCAGCGAAATCAGAATCGTTGCTGACGTAAGAAATGCGCCTCCTTCGGTCTGTTCAGCTGAGGCGCTGGCGGTAAAGCCTCACAGCAAACTTGAGTGGCGAATGTGGCGCGTGTTCTTGCCGAACTCGATCTCGACCTCGCTTGATCGATGGGCGGAGGGGATCAACGTAACTCTCGCATCTCCTGCGGACGGGGTTGCACTACTCGGGGTTCCGCAAAGTTTCGATTCAAATGGTCCTGTTTTCACGACGGGTCGCTCCTTCATCGCGAGAATCAAATGGGCTGTGGGCGAACCGTCAGCGGCCTTGTCGCTGGGAACGCCTCTCGGAAGTGAATCGACTTCGATGTGGCCGACGCAAACTTCCCCGGCATACATGGTGTTCGGGACCCAAGATTCTGGCTTAACAACACTCACTGCAAATTACGATCGCCGGACCACAGAGACCATCGAGACGGCTGCTGCGCTGACGCTTGGCGAGATTCGCGACAAACTGCGCGCTACACCGCGCTTCGAGATCGTCATCGGCGACACGACGGTATCGGCATCCCAGGATTCCGTCACCTTGCGCTCAACCGTGGAACAAGCCGTTCCTCCGCCGATTACGATCTTCCCTAACTACGACGCACTCCTGTTCGATGTGGAATGGACCGCGCAAGAAGGTCTCCAGTATGCTTACGGTCTCACCGCAGTGAAGGTTCAAGAACGATTGGCCGCAGCGTGGGGTCAGGACTCCGATTTTGAAATCTCGGCCGGAGCATTCGGTTGCATCCGTCTGCGCTTTCTGCGAGCGAAGCGCTCTCGCAACGCAGTCTCAGTAAGCCGTGCAACGCGTTGGGCAATTCTCGCCGGAGGACGGATAGAAGCCAGCACCAGCACTTGGCTGCGTCGTGGCCTTGCGGCGAAGGGTGTCCCGTTGCGGGACCGAACTCCGAATGGCTCCAGGCGATGGTTTCCGTTGATGGTGAATGGGTTGAAGCGGTTGCAGAAGTGAATTTAGTAGATCGGGTGCTCGGCTTGAGAACACTGATTGGCGTTATTACGGGGACAAGACGGGACAAATACGAGGACCAGATCGCGTGGATCCGCCCCTTAGCCGAGGCGACCAACGATTCCTGGGAAGCCGTTCTAGCTCCACAATCAGAATTCCCAAGCCGCGGTTCGATCTTCTGGCCGCGCGCATCGGGTGCCAAGGAGAACGCGCTTGTTCGGTTCCACGCAAAGGAGAACGACGTCAAGAATGGCGGCCCTGACGAATATATGGCCGTTGATTCGCAACTTGCCTTTGAGGCTCTCGATCTGCGTTGGGTCGGCGATTGCGAGCAAGTGCGTCTTGCGCTCACTCACGGAATCGAACTCCCCCATCTCGTCTCACCGAAATACATGATCCGTTGCGGCGGCGATCTGGTCGTAGGCCCAGTCGGTCTGGTTTCAGAAAATACTGGCAAGGTCGTCCTTGAGAAGAACAATCGTGCCCGCATCTCCTGTTATCAACTCGGAGATGATGCCTTCCTCGGAATCGCGTTCGATGACGAAACCCGCACCATACTGGCGCGAAGCCTTCCTCCGACTCCCCACAGCTACGTCGATTGGGACGACGACAAACCGGTCATGCGTCGAGCGATCGAAGCAGCCGCACGCTTAAAGGCGAACGGCACGAACCTGCCCAGGCA
This DNA window, taken from Granulicella sibirica, encodes the following:
- a CDS encoding AAA family ATPase, translated to MASLLFLEGGKSTYNINVGVVQESKTLTTASQQYWAQRQAKTFSQLTRVQVDTSSSTAELDWIKFCRANTTFLDRLLWRGVDRLEKALRVYWKGNKTLSKEARRLFGKDAAIEILIPLSHIPLRFVVISPRSAELQIRTSDNADGVKAFQLGRPYVSVSWKGQGFFVITPTGEQVVMQTYYIDHPSLGHWSTDDVLPNLFADTVREFSAELDAVSTHFGPMLRLLNNRDLLEKIDGSLRRMRDSAEAWSLVHLPESQKLEILRALELFESCDAAAPRGLLLTGPSGVGKSLLGKTIAETVGRSFQHLTPASLKLDHLGGSGRRVREVWEEARRHQPSILYLDECEGVLGRRGAAETDAISTEIVQAFLAEWDGLDKSDRVWVIGATNRRDLLDDAIVSRFGWEMQIKLPSEDDRISILHQELKSAGVEATLPAGFSALTQGMSGRDLQDAAKTARRMAHPDPPTVEQIQEAVNKLRKGQNTRVSVHSKWENLVLDQKILGRLKLISGLLRNPEKWIEQGVSIPHSLLLEGAPGTGKTEIARTLANESGLAFHAATTADLKANYLGHSGNRVKKLFEMARSHSPCILFFDELHIVAPDRSLGGDDPMTREIVGQLLQEIDGVQAQSEHVLLIGATNRPSDIDSGILSRFSERLTIPLPDREGRIRLLSIFLAGRKLDFPLYNGAALLADLTKEKDLSGRDLRNWIASAEQSALVRAMDSSNPEQYVITLDDFLSVS